In bacterium, one genomic interval encodes:
- the dapE gene encoding succinyl-diaminopimelate desuccinylase: MNAAAPPVDLLALTAELIGIPSVSLAERRMADRVEAWCSEHPWLEVTRIGDNVVARTAGGRDLRLLVAGHLDTVPPNGNSEPILEGDRVTGLGASDMKGGLAVMLALAAGHPDPAIDVTYVWYAAEEISREHSGLLQVEAARPDLLEADAAVLGEPTGATPEAGCQGTMHLRVTLRGERAHTARPWMGRNAIHRLADLLAALRGYQPRRPVIDGCQFAEALQATSVSGGVAGNVVPDEAVLIVNHRFAPDRTAGQAEEHLREVLGPHVAEGDGLDLVEMAPAAAPHLDHPLLAALAAAGGGAAAVRAKLGWTDAAFFAERGVPALNFGPGDATLAHTAGEYVTRDSLETVYGVLAAAISGAAR; encoded by the coding sequence GTGAACGCTGCCGCGCCGCCGGTGGATCTGCTGGCGCTGACCGCGGAGTTGATCGGCATCCCGTCGGTCAGCCTCGCCGAGCGCCGGATGGCCGACCGGGTGGAGGCCTGGTGCAGTGAGCACCCATGGCTCGAGGTCACCCGCATCGGCGACAACGTGGTGGCGCGCACCGCCGGCGGCCGTGACCTGCGGCTGCTCGTGGCAGGGCACCTCGACACCGTGCCCCCCAACGGCAACAGCGAGCCGATCCTGGAGGGCGACCGGGTTACCGGCCTGGGGGCCTCCGACATGAAGGGCGGCCTGGCGGTCATGCTGGCCCTCGCCGCGGGACACCCCGACCCGGCCATCGACGTGACCTACGTGTGGTACGCCGCCGAGGAGATCTCCCGGGAGCACAGCGGCCTGCTCCAGGTGGAGGCGGCGCGACCCGACCTGCTGGAAGCCGACGCGGCGGTGCTCGGCGAGCCCACGGGAGCGACGCCCGAGGCGGGCTGCCAGGGCACGATGCACCTGCGGGTCACCCTGCGCGGCGAGCGGGCGCACACCGCTCGGCCCTGGATGGGGCGCAACGCCATCCACCGGCTGGCGGATCTGCTGGCGGCGCTGCGGGGCTATCAACCGCGGCGGCCGGTGATCGACGGCTGCCAGTTCGCCGAGGCGCTGCAGGCCACGTCGGTCTCCGGTGGCGTGGCGGGCAACGTGGTGCCCGACGAGGCGGTCCTGATCGTGAACCACCGCTTCGCCCCCGACCGCACGGCGGGCCAGGCCGAGGAGCACCTGCGGGAAGTGCTCGGCCCTCACGTCGCCGAGGGCGACGGGCTGGATCTGGTGGAGATGGCGCCGGCGGCGGCGCCGCACCTGGACCATCCGCTGCTGGCGGCCCTCGCGGCGGCAGGTGGCGGGGCGGCGGCGGTGCGTGCCAAGTTGGGATGGACCGACGCGGCGTTCTTCGCCGAGCGCGGCGTGCCTGCGCTGAACTTCGGGCCCGGCGACGCCACACTGGCCCACACGGCGGGGGAGTACGTGACCCGC